A stretch of the Flavobacterium sp. 5 genome encodes the following:
- a CDS encoding DUF3244 domain-containing protein, with protein MKTILKFSLVVLVAMTTMSTYAINSDFLLNVKKGEGKEISFSVNEIQKATVTIYDESHNVIYNETVTGKGGITRAYSLEEFPQGIYFLEVETNLKKVTHEIVVADTATTLSRKAIAEVYKGDLKMKNQNVAEVN; from the coding sequence ATGAAAACGATTTTAAAATTCAGTTTAGTAGTATTAGTAGCAATGACTACAATGAGTACTTATGCAATCAATAGTGATTTTTTACTTAATGTAAAAAAGGGAGAAGGTAAAGAAATTAGTTTTTCGGTAAATGAGATACAAAAAGCTACTGTAACGATCTATGATGAGTCCCATAATGTGATTTATAATGAAACAGTAACCGGTAAAGGAGGAATAACAAGAGCATATAGTCTTGAGGAGTTTCCACAGGGGATTTACTTTTTGGAAGTAGAGACTAACTTAAAGAAAGTAACTCATGAGATTGTAGTTGCTGATACAGCCACTACCTTATCTAGAAAAGCAATCGCTGAAGTCTATAAAGGCGATTTGAAAATGAAAAATCAAAATGTGGCAGAAGTAAACTAA
- a CDS encoding IS4 family transposase, with product MTNFKDHKVSVKELLGFIPEALLSHLSTSTKVDHYSKVLHGKKVFYLLLYSIMDNEKLSQRTLEDTFNYSGFKSIFNLDESETIRRSSISERLSKIDASYFKEIFECMYDRFSESYNQLERSKYNLIRVDSTIVAEAAGKLKEGIDQKSGKKLIKYSIFFDGILPSGVEIFNAQRYSAEDNALPEAILNQVKKDTEHSNIYIIDRGIQSTRTMKDFDKKNIKFVIRSKENRKHQEIRSLIQENQDLDIGENILIQDSIVNLYTGVPIKNKRWNTHHRQEKVNNQFRLVVVKNKQNPEKVFWFITNDFQLTAKEVADYYRKRWDIEVFFRFIKQELNFSHLVSLSKNGIEVMVYMTLIVAMLILMYKKANNIGYKTAKRRFVLELRELIIAIMITLTGGDPSKVFKT from the coding sequence ATGACAAATTTTAAAGACCACAAAGTATCCGTTAAAGAGTTATTAGGCTTCATTCCAGAGGCTCTCTTATCTCATCTTTCCACCAGTACTAAAGTAGATCATTATTCAAAAGTTCTTCATGGCAAAAAAGTATTTTATCTGCTTTTATATTCTATAATGGACAACGAAAAGCTCAGCCAACGAACATTGGAAGACACCTTTAACTATTCAGGTTTTAAATCTATATTTAACTTGGATGAATCAGAAACTATCCGAAGAAGTTCAATTTCTGAGAGACTCTCGAAGATTGATGCGAGTTATTTCAAAGAAATTTTTGAATGTATGTATGATCGTTTTTCTGAGAGTTACAATCAGTTAGAAAGAAGCAAGTATAATTTAATTCGGGTAGATAGTACCATTGTTGCAGAAGCTGCTGGGAAACTCAAAGAAGGTATTGATCAAAAAAGCGGTAAAAAACTTATAAAATATAGTATTTTCTTTGACGGAATTCTTCCTTCTGGTGTTGAGATATTTAATGCTCAAAGATATTCAGCAGAAGATAATGCTCTTCCCGAAGCTATTTTAAATCAAGTAAAAAAAGATACTGAACATAGCAATATTTACATTATCGACAGAGGTATTCAATCCACCCGAACTATGAAAGACTTTGATAAAAAGAATATCAAATTTGTTATCAGGTCTAAGGAAAACCGAAAACATCAAGAAATACGGTCTTTGATTCAGGAAAATCAGGATTTAGATATTGGAGAAAATATCTTAATTCAAGACAGTATTGTCAACCTTTACACAGGTGTTCCAATAAAAAACAAGCGATGGAACACACATCATCGCCAAGAAAAAGTCAATAATCAATTCAGGCTAGTGGTTGTGAAAAACAAACAAAATCCCGAAAAAGTTTTTTGGTTTATTACTAATGATTTTCAACTTACTGCTAAAGAAGTTGCTGATTATTACAGGAAAAGATGGGATATTGAAGTTTTTTTTAGATTTATCAAACAAGAACTCAATTTTAGTCATCTTGTTTCACTCAGCAAAAATGGAATAGAAGTAATGGTTTATATGACTTTAATTGTTGCAATGCTTATCCTTATGTATAAAAAAGCAAATAATATTGGTTATAAAACCGCTAAAAGAAGATTTGTTTTGGAACTTAGAGAACTTATTATTGCAATAATGATAACGTTGACAGGTGGAGATCCTTCAAAAGTCTTTAAAACATAA
- a CDS encoding 1,4-dihydroxy-2-naphthoyl-CoA synthase: MEWITAREFEDITYKKCNGVARIAFNRPDVRNAFRPKTTSELYQAFYDAQEDTSIGVVLLSAEGPSSKDGVYSFCSGGDQNARGHQGYVGDDGQHRLNILEVQRLIRFMPKVVIAVVPGWAVGGGHSLHVVCDMTLASKEHAIFKQTDADVTSFDGGYGSAYLAKMVGQKKAREIFFLGRNYSAQEAMDMGMVNAVIPHDELEDTAYEWAQEILGKSPMAIKMLKFAMNLTDDGMVGQQVFAGEATRLAYMTEEAKEGRNAFLEKRKPNFEKKWLP, from the coding sequence ATGGAATGGATTACTGCCAGAGAATTTGAAGATATAACCTATAAAAAATGTAATGGTGTAGCAAGAATCGCATTTAATAGACCTGATGTGCGCAACGCTTTTAGACCTAAAACAACTTCTGAATTATATCAGGCATTTTATGATGCACAGGAGGATACTTCAATTGGTGTAGTTTTATTGTCTGCAGAGGGGCCGTCTTCAAAAGATGGAGTGTATTCTTTTTGTAGTGGAGGAGACCAAAATGCTCGCGGGCATCAAGGATATGTTGGGGATGATGGACAACATCGTTTGAATATTCTTGAAGTTCAACGTTTGATTCGTTTTATGCCTAAAGTTGTTATTGCCGTGGTTCCAGGTTGGGCAGTTGGAGGAGGGCATAGTCTGCATGTAGTTTGCGATATGACTTTAGCTAGTAAAGAACATGCAATTTTTAAGCAAACGGATGCTGATGTTACAAGCTTTGATGGTGGGTATGGTTCTGCTTATCTTGCTAAAATGGTGGGACAGAAAAAAGCACGTGAAATTTTCTTTTTAGGTAGGAATTATTCAGCCCAAGAAGCTATGGATATGGGGATGGTTAATGCTGTTATTCCTCATGATGAATTGGAAGATACTGCTTATGAATGGGCACAAGAGATTCTTGGTAAATCGCCAATGGCTATCAAAATGCTGAAATTCGCAATGAATCTTACTGATGATGGCATGGTGGGACAACAAGTATTTGCGGGTGAAGCAACCCGATTAGCATATATGACAGAAGAGGCTAAAGAAGGTAGGAATGCATTCCTTGAAAAGCGCAAGCCAAATTTTGAAAAGAAATGGTTGCCATAA
- a CDS encoding PH domain-containing protein, with the protein MESNFSQPQRQSIVGIFVMFIYSFQRYAKALWPLLVICILKFNEFDKLNILIGIISVVTILIFVGITSYFRYLNFTFYIDQENDEFVITEGVFNKTKTAIQLNKIQQVNINQSLMQRLVGVYELVVDTAGSNKKEGSIKAISHELALDLKARLLENENKKLKNVDNVINNSSEILNKKTFDAEDPFIEISFLSLLKIGFTSNYVKSFFLLLAFFFTLFDHIKQFTGRDILHDEKIENYVDKSHMLTAVLILFIIFFSIVIIVNLVKTIFKYFGYKIAKQNGSLLLSYGLLNTKSTILKPEKVQITSITQNYFQKKMNVLGLKISQATGGEKEDHKLAIEIPGCNDFEKEAILKLLFQQIPEKGVMLKPNFRKLGFSVFLTVGVPLLGYYFLRDLIIEQIPMIDYLVLFFVLFIGVIQFYLFKNNRLYINDDFIILQSGAWDITNKIIKPSKIQAITTSQLFWHKNINIGSLTLHTAGGNISFQLGNFTAIKQYINLWLYRMETSDSNWM; encoded by the coding sequence ATGGAATCCAATTTTAGCCAGCCTCAAAGGCAATCCATTGTTGGGATTTTTGTAATGTTTATCTATTCTTTTCAGAGATATGCAAAAGCGTTATGGCCTTTGTTGGTAATTTGTATCTTGAAATTTAATGAATTTGATAAACTTAATATACTAATAGGAATTATAAGTGTTGTAACTATTTTAATTTTTGTAGGAATTACATCTTATTTTAGATATTTGAACTTTACGTTTTATATCGACCAAGAAAATGATGAGTTTGTTATTACTGAAGGTGTTTTTAATAAAACAAAAACGGCTATACAGCTTAACAAAATTCAGCAAGTAAATATTAATCAATCTTTAATGCAGAGATTAGTTGGTGTTTATGAATTAGTTGTAGATACCGCAGGTTCAAATAAAAAAGAAGGAAGTATCAAAGCCATTTCACATGAATTGGCATTGGACTTAAAAGCACGTTTATTAGAGAACGAAAATAAAAAGTTAAAAAATGTTGATAATGTGATTAATAATTCATCAGAAATTTTGAATAAAAAAACTTTTGATGCTGAAGATCCATTTATAGAAATCAGTTTTTTGAGTTTATTGAAAATCGGATTTACTTCCAATTATGTGAAAAGCTTTTTTTTATTATTAGCTTTCTTTTTTACACTTTTCGATCATATCAAACAATTCACTGGAAGAGATATTCTGCATGATGAAAAAATAGAAAATTATGTAGACAAAAGTCATATGTTAACTGCTGTTTTGATACTGTTTATTATTTTCTTTTCAATAGTTATCATTGTCAATTTAGTCAAAACGATTTTTAAATATTTTGGTTACAAAATTGCAAAACAAAATGGTTCTTTATTGCTTTCTTACGGATTGTTAAATACTAAAAGCACTATTCTAAAACCTGAAAAAGTTCAAATTACGAGTATTACTCAGAACTATTTTCAGAAAAAAATGAATGTTTTAGGGCTTAAAATATCACAGGCAACAGGAGGTGAGAAGGAAGATCATAAATTAGCAATAGAAATTCCAGGCTGTAATGATTTTGAAAAAGAGGCTATTTTAAAATTACTTTTTCAACAGATTCCTGAAAAAGGAGTAATGTTAAAACCCAATTTTAGAAAACTAGGATTTTCAGTTTTTTTAACTGTTGGAGTACCGTTGTTGGGGTATTATTTTCTCAGAGACTTGATAATAGAACAAATACCAATGATAGATTATTTAGTATTATTTTTTGTTCTTTTTATTGGAGTAATTCAGTTCTATTTATTCAAAAATAATAGACTTTATATTAACGATGATTTTATAATTCTTCAAAGTGGAGCTTGGGATATTACTAATAAAATTATCAAACCAAGTAAAATTCAGGCGATTACTACATCTCAACTCTTTTGGCACAAAAATATCAACATTGGTTCTTTAACTTTGCATACTGCAGGAGGGAATATTAGTTTTCAATTAGGTAATTTTACAGCTATAAAGCAATATATCAATCTTTGGTTATATAGGATGGAAACTTCTGACAGCAATTGGATGTAG
- a CDS encoding porin, with the protein MIKSFILKTSIFLFFFFFSNKIFSQHTDLVDDSQTQILADTTKNYLIPDATHKGMRWTKSHNKWFTTKLGFAPILDYNLNIQDEDSKNQVGSQESRFDIRSARVMLSGKINFKNPWKYLISVEYKGFDRAEDDPNFGITDLKFVIPLSENSDITVGKIKETFVYEMVGDAANLPHFERLLSPFFNSRNIGIIYHHFFMNNRLTAAAGVFKDFIGDDKSFSSSNTTFTARITGLPKWQNEGKEFMHMGVGVRYVDSKNDIVRLKGKNESNITTSYVDTGDMDASHQLNLSMEQLWSLDNFSVLMEYVHNWTATKDFGMEQFSGYYVTGSYVLSGEQRPYDQKAAYARRIKPTEKYGAWEIFVRVGENDLETKEVHGGINNRYSFGLNWWATQYWKAGLVYGISNLEKDGITGITNSLQFRIQWIY; encoded by the coding sequence ATGATAAAAAGCTTTATTTTAAAAACTTCAATTTTCTTGTTTTTCTTTTTCTTCAGTAATAAAATTTTCTCACAGCATACTGATTTAGTTGATGACTCACAAACTCAAATTTTAGCTGATACAACTAAGAACTATTTAATTCCTGATGCAACTCACAAAGGAATGAGATGGACCAAATCACACAATAAATGGTTTACAACCAAACTAGGTTTTGCACCTATTTTAGATTACAATCTCAATATTCAGGACGAAGACAGTAAAAATCAAGTTGGTTCGCAAGAAAGTCGATTTGACATCAGAAGTGCAAGAGTTATGTTAAGCGGTAAAATAAATTTTAAAAATCCGTGGAAGTACTTAATAAGTGTTGAATACAAAGGTTTTGACAGAGCAGAAGACGATCCAAATTTTGGAATTACCGACTTAAAGTTTGTAATACCATTATCTGAAAACAGCGATATTACTGTTGGAAAAATAAAAGAAACTTTTGTTTATGAAATGGTAGGAGACGCTGCCAACTTACCTCATTTTGAAAGATTACTTAGTCCTTTTTTCAATAGCCGCAATATTGGGATTATTTATCATCACTTTTTCATGAATAACCGATTGACAGCTGCTGCCGGAGTTTTTAAAGATTTTATAGGGGATGATAAAAGTTTTTCATCTTCAAATACTACTTTTACCGCCAGAATTACAGGACTGCCCAAATGGCAAAATGAAGGAAAGGAATTTATGCACATGGGAGTTGGCGTGCGCTATGTTGATTCAAAAAATGACATTGTTCGATTAAAAGGTAAAAACGAATCAAATATAACCACAAGTTACGTTGATACAGGTGATATGGATGCTTCGCATCAATTAAACCTTAGTATGGAACAACTTTGGAGCTTAGATAACTTTTCTGTTTTAATGGAATATGTTCACAACTGGACAGCCACAAAAGACTTTGGAATGGAACAATTTAGCGGATATTATGTGACTGGAAGTTACGTTTTAAGCGGTGAGCAAAGACCATATGACCAAAAAGCAGCTTATGCCCGAAGAATAAAACCAACTGAAAAATATGGTGCATGGGAAATTTTTGTTCGTGTTGGAGAAAATGATCTAGAAACAAAAGAGGTTCATGGCGGTATAAACAATCGCTATAGTTTTGGACTGAACTGGTGGGCTACCCAATACTGGAAAGCCGGATTAGTTTATGGTATCAGTAATTTAGAAAAAGATGGCATAACCGGGATAACCAATAGTTTACAATTCAGAATTCAATGGATTTATTAA
- a CDS encoding PH domain-containing protein, with protein MEDFTNETIDTTLLPKFEEVQFSLLHPDYWKVILAGLTLFFVVIAIGVGTILYFNEELFLFITELSIIYIVLLLLVVFMSRISFKKKGFAFRTHDVLFRHGIIATNTLVIPYNRVQHVALHEGLLSRFFGLASIEVFTAGGSSSDIQIPGIAKVQAENIKQLLMGKIQKQL; from the coding sequence ATGGAAGATTTTACAAACGAAACTATTGATACCACATTACTTCCAAAATTTGAGGAAGTTCAATTTTCTTTACTCCATCCTGATTATTGGAAAGTAATCTTAGCAGGATTAACTTTGTTTTTTGTAGTAATAGCAATAGGTGTTGGAACTATATTGTATTTTAATGAAGAACTTTTTCTATTTATTACTGAACTAAGTATTATTTATATTGTTTTGTTACTGCTAGTTGTGTTCATGTCGAGAATAAGTTTTAAGAAAAAAGGATTTGCATTTCGTACTCATGATGTTTTATTTAGACATGGAATAATTGCGACAAATACACTTGTAATACCTTATAACAGAGTGCAACATGTAGCTTTACATGAAGGATTGCTGTCTAGGTTTTTTGGTTTGGCAAGTATTGAGGTTTTTACAGCTGGAGGTAGTTCTAGTGATATTCAGATTCCTGGAATAGCCAAAGTACAAGCCGAAAACATCAAACAATTGTTGATGGGCAAAATTCAAAAACAACTATAA